In Megalops cyprinoides isolate fMegCyp1 chromosome 12, fMegCyp1.pri, whole genome shotgun sequence, the sequence AGGTCGATATCGTCATTTCTTAAGCAAAGAAGTCTCCAGCAAGAAGCTGGTTACCTTTTGATCCTAAATATCAAAAGGCCATTCCTATTTAATTCCGCACTGAAGTGGGTTTGACTTAGGGTATCTCACCCATCAAAAGGTCTGGAATGAGGTACGTGGGTATACACTCGTTTAATGACAAGTAATGGACAAATCCGAGGTCCTGCATTACcagtggaaagagagagaataaattatttaaaaacgATTAGCCTTTCGGTTTGTCCTGTACAGATTCTGTCCTCGACTTAAAATAGCTATTTTAAGCGAGGCGGATACcatagaaaacaaacaagaacagGAAATATTCCCGCCGTTTATCAATAATAAGAGCTATAATAAAGATAATAATTAAATTTACATAATTAACattactttgttgttttttaagctCGGCAATATTTTTAACTTAAGTTAAAAGTAAGTCTTTTCAGGAAATCATCTTCGCTTTGATAATTTAGCAACATCAATGTGATAACAAACAacttcaaaatataatttaatgacCACCACTAACACCTTTTAGGACTCTTTCAAATAACTGACTcgaaatgtaatgttaaatgccCAAGTACACGACGGTCGAAAAGTAATTCATGCGCGGAGCCTTAACTGaacctttcattttaaaaaatgctaacatggatttcattttacatgggCGACGGACAAGCgattttacaaaaacaattatTAGGAAAGTATTTGATGTAATTTTGCAGATAAAAAATAACGACTGAATCCAAACGATTTAAAAAGGGTTGATTTATTTCTTCCACAAGTGAAAAATTGTGTCCGATTTCATAGGGTTTCTATCCGTAGTCACTTGTTCGTCCGTAAGACCGGCAAAGCAAAATAGTTGAAATATGCTCACACCACTCCTAAAATAAAGGGCGTCATTGTGCAGCTATGTGAACAAGGACGGCGTATAGAACTTCGAAAAAGAATCTGCATACGCAAAAATAGGCTAATGTTCACACAatttatgtaatgcattttgataTTCGAATAGTTTTTAGACCTCGCACGTTCACTTCCGCCGATTAATCAAAGCGCGTGGGACATTGGAACAATCGCTTGGGTCAAGTTTTTTGCAAATTTGCATTTGCCGTATTTTACTgctgaaaggaaaagaaagttcGAGCGCGCTGGAGTAAGTACTTTCTCTTGACAACTTCAAGGCTGTCAATCAGCTGGTATAGTTCACTGACACGCAGCTCAAAGACTGGAACCAAGAAGCAACCTGCTATCACAGAACTTGCAAATCATTCCCTCCTACTTAACTTAAAACGACGTGTTGTTAAGAGGTCCAGTtgggcctgctgctggagcaTTCTCATTAACTACGGTTTTACCAAAATTCAGATGTAAAAATTGACTTAAGATATATTTCGGTGCAATGacacaataaaatatgtgaGTTCTCCCTcctaactgaaaatgaaaacggACTGAGAGTTCATGTAGCAAAAATGCCTACCTGAAGAAGCTGTTGTCGTTGCATATTGGAAACTGACGGAGCCTAGTTTTAGAGCTTCGCCGCAAGCCTACTGCACAAGGCTCGAGGCATCACGGCATTTATTTGAGCTCAAACTCTGTCACTGTTGACTTTAGCACAAAGCAAAGATTTCACTGCCCCGCtagtttaaaaatgattattttaccAAGATATCGATCAGTGTGCTATAAAAATTCAGCTTAGCACTATGTGTAAAATGAGCAGAGCGAAATTTAATATCTGTGTAAATTTACTGATATATGACGTCTTGTTATTCAAAGTTTACACTCGTGGAATTTGGTTGTACATGTACACAtcctgtatgtatttatattgtcCTTTCATTGTTTACTAGCTGTGTTTATTCACAGATCACCGGTGTTTAAAAGATGATCTGTGGAAGCGAACGGGAAAATAAAAGGTAGACTGCACTTTGCGCGCTCAGAGAGCGAGGGGGATATCGGGTACTGGAGCAGACATGGCCGAGCTTTAGAGCGAGAACGAGGGCTTGCGATTCTCCagactgtgagagaggagaaagacaggtTTCTCGCGGCGATCGCAGTGACATCCCGGAGTTTTGATTTATTCGGCGGAGAACTGTTTTATCAGTTAGGATcagtggagagggagacactAAGTAGTTTAAAAGTATCCCCCCGACAATAGCTGAGTGATACAGAACACAACAGGTTAGAGCATCACATTCAGCCTCCATTGTTCCCAAAGCTGGCCCATTTTCCCCGTCTATTCTCCGAGGCCCCGGGACGCCTTTGTGTGgtaatgaaacaaatttcatcCTTACAGCGCAACTTGTGTGTCCTCCCGCAGGGGGGGAAAGTGAGaaagatggggggagagagagggagaaacgaGCCTGCAGCAAAAGGCCTTACATTTTCCAGACTCTATGAAATTTAAGTCGGATTTGAATGTTCATATTTATGATCCTGTTCGGCATATCACAGCTCAATACAgattattaacaataataactaATAGTAACAATTATGACTGCAGGTCTGTAAGATGCGCTAATAGATTTGGATTTGGGTTTGTTAATGGATGGATATGGAGGACATTTTGAACAGGGCCTACAGATCCATTTTATAGTACTGTCAGGTAACATTGCATCCTAAGGCACGTGGCAAATAGTACAGATTCCTAAAGCGATTTGTAACATATTGTGCGCTTTTTAGCATGAAATGGTAAAAAGCGCACATTACCAAGGAGTTATGAAtatcaatgctgtatttttatttttctttccaatgtactgtgtgtatatataatatttatgttatgtttacatttgcatgtattcatttggcagacgcttttagcCACAGCGCTTTACAAGTGAAGCAGactacaacacaagcaaaaagccatataaagaGTCATGCCAATATTGGTACTACTAAAATTATTAGCTTTCGTGTTAACTAATGTATATGTCTTGGGTTCACCTGCTTGCATTGTTTAAGAGCTTCGTTCAAGAGGAAAAGCTCCAATAAGTGTGCTCAAGTGCTTGGTTCCCAGTGGTGCACGGGTGTAAGGGCAGCGTAAGGGGGAAGTATGCTAATGCACTCATCAACAGCgaacaatgaaatgacattgtCCGCGTGCTTCTCAGTCTGAAATACGTTTCCCTCGTACAGTGAATGCGGTTAGACAAACTCGCTTTCACTACCTTATCAAGCCACATTCAGTTCTGTATTTATGTCACTGTGCCGTGTACACGCTACTTGATTTCACAATTATTTCTTATGTTTGAAAATAGGTTTTCGTGCggttgtgcttttttttctcgACAGAAACCCATGTGAAAGGGTAACATTCCcttttggaaaatatttacaatCCATTTTTATAACTGTATCAGTGCATTATGCTCAGGCATCTCAATAAAGAGGAAAGGTGTATTCCCTTTGGTTCCACCAAACTCACTCTGTCTCCTAAGACATACGAATGTGTTGATGTTTTCGCACTGAAATGGATaggtgaaaacattttaaaatgagaaatgttaaTCCtacttcaaatacatttaagaaAACCACACATATGCACTTCAAATGGGGCAAAACAGCAGTGCTACCAGCATCATCGTAATAACATTACTATAATAGTAAAGTAAAACTAATagtagaagaagaagaagaatgctgttaatttaatattattattattatttagtttcCCAAAATGGATATGTTGTAGATAATTGTGTTAttaatactattactactaatagTGAtgctaaaataataatgaatatctCTGTACCTTGAAAACAGACGCTGTAtgtggattttcttttctttttttttttgcatgatttaaaaaataaaatcagacgACCGGGTTCAGAAAAAATCCAAATAACACTTTAATATAGATTCTGTCCTTGTTGTCAACTACAAGAATACACATTTACAAGCCATAAATAAGGATTACACTAACGATTGAAGAACTTCAGTCTCCCACATTGCATCTAAAATTCAATTAGCAGCCCCTGGTCTCTTCAGCCTTACTTTACAACAGTTAGTTATTTTTGGTCTGTATTAAAAGCCGCCGCGTGAGCATGAAAACAGCAGGTTTCTTGTCACATATTAAcaattcattacaaaataattactAAACAAACCTGACAACTAAATCAGTgagaaacatcaaaaaaataaactggaatGCATGTGCCCAAActcattttacaaatgtacaaatctCTGGAAAAGTCCACGTGCGGCGGGTGAAATTTAAGAGGAGTTCATGATGGGTCTAGAGTACACACCCTGATAGTAAGACGTGTCGGTGGGTATTGGCGAGGAATCCAAGCCCGCTTTGCTCGCCATTGAACCCATTGACAGCGCCCCAGTCATGGGGGAACCGTACCCGGAGTAGTGCATCACCTGTTCGTAGGTCTTTAAGTCCATTTTGTGATGCTGCTGTTCCGAAGACATTAGGTTGTTAATGGAGAACGGGTGGTTGAAGGAGTAGTGGTGTTCGGGTTTCAGGTGCGCGTCGTGCGCCAGGACAGAGTGGTGCTGCGACAGGAGGTGTTGCGCCTGCGAGGTCGGCGAGGCCGTGTGCTCTGGGCTCAGCGCCTGGCCGGACTTCATGTCTGACATGGACCTCTTTGGGTCGTTGGAGGACGAGTTGGAATGGGGCGACTCGTTGCCGTTGCAGCTTTCGGAGCTGCTGTTAGATCCACCTTCGGAGGTCTTCCTGCCCGACTCCTTGCAAAGCTTTTTGTCGCACTTAAAACGCTTTTGCCTCCTCAGATAGCAGCCGTTCTCAAACATGTTCCCCGAGTCCGGGTGAAGAGTCCAGAAGGAACCTTTGCCTGGCTTATCCGGAGATCGAGgcactttgaggaaacagtcGTTGAAAGATAGGGAGTGCCGGATAGAGTTCTGCCAGCGCTGCTGGTTCTGACGGTAAAACGGGAAAAGGTCCATGATCCACTGGTAAATCTCACTCAGAGTGAGCATCTTGCTGGGCGACTGTTGGATAGCCATGGTGATGAGCGAGATGTAGGAATAAGGTGGCTTGGCGTGCGTGTAGCTTCTCCGGTACGTCTTCGGGTCCCGGGATCTGTTGATGTTCGACTGTCCGTACATGGGACTCATGGCGTTCATGTTGTTGTAGGACGTTAAGGCGTTCATGGACGGAGGCTGCGCGGTCATGGGGCTCATACTCGGGCTCAGCGCGGCGCCCATGGACGCCATCCCCGCGCCCATGCCGTTCATGGCCCCCGCGCCCGGTGACATGCCGGTCATGGAGGGGCTCATGCCCGTGTTCGCGTAGGACATGTTCATGGAGCCGGCGGTCATGTTGGCCGTTGTGGTCATGCCTGACATGCTCATATAGGTGTTCATAGAGTTCATTCCCAGTCCTGCGGTCATGTTTCCAACTGATGTGTAACACTGGAAAGAGAGCAAAAAAGGGTAAAGTTCAGGTTATGGTCAATTTCATTTCTGGCTATATTGTACCAAAATAACAACTGAAATATTGTTCTGCTTTGTAAAAAATGCTACAGGCATTCGTGCACATGTGCAGTCATTGCATATATCAATCAAGATACTTAATACAAGCAGGTATTAATTCCATACTTTTAAAATTCCGTTTGAAGAATGTGCATGCCTTAAGTATTTGAGAATAAATTCACAGCATTCAtatactcattttaaaatgtaatggatTTCAGATAGTTTTACAATTTGTTTAAATCGATTAAAAGCTAATAACTATATATCAgtattaataacacaaataatatgCACTGTAATGCAAATGGAtgcaattatgttttaaatgtttttcgactatttttaaaataaaatctataaTGCAGTCTTATATCGCTACtacattttctgtcaaaatcGCGACTTGGTTTAtcttaatgtaatgttgtgttgACATAAATTCTCTGACAGACTAAgttaaaaatgcacacaataatGTAAACGCCCACGATGATTAAGCTTGCTGAGTATGTGTACATGAATGTGCATGAATACCAAGTGGCTCTGCACCATTCCTTCAAAACTAAACATACCTTCAATTATAGAATTAAATAGTATGTATACACATTATCACAATTCGAGGTGAAAAAAGTTTCCTTTGCATGCCAAACCCAACTTTGTTAGGATAGTGCAGCGGAGAGATCGGGAGGATTTGGAGGCGCCTCAAGTCAATATTTGATCACACAGTTAATATTATCTCAGGGCTAATATTGAGTTGTATAAAATGGGATCGGCTTTCGAcgaaaaaatatatataaggTACCAACCTCGGGCTCTCCGTAATAGGCGCTCCAGTCTGAATGTTCGTGTCCCTCCATTTTAACTGCACCGAGCATCATGGAAGTTCCAGTCACTTTTTTCCAGCGGTCTCTCAACGGCAGATGGGCAAGGCGTCCTCTAAAAAACGGTATCGGACGACAGGGTACCCAGGTCGTTGGTCTGTTCTCTGGTCAATGACTGGctcatgtgtgtgtctttgagcCTGCGGCGCCCACAGGCTCTGAAAAGCGTCTGATGATGACTTGAGTTGAAATGACGTTGGCTGCTGGCTGTAAACGCTGTGATATAGCTCCGTGCGCCAAGGCGAGCCTCCAATCCCCACTTCTTTGTTGCCCTATTTGAATAATCTGCTCACACCTAGGCGAGAGACTACTCGTTTAGCCCGCTCTTGTACACCTGCGCtaactaaaaaaagaacagcccTGTTTGAAAAGATTCGCAATGACCTAATCTCTGATTGTTTTACTTTAGAGAAAACGAGAGCGAATTCTGACTGTTGTTTCAGCAGAGCCCCTTTTTCTGTACTGTGCGCATTCATCTCAGAACTTAAAACTTTCAATTGATTCTTTTATCCACAACTAGGAGTGTGGTCCctagttttacatttataaaccAAGAGCATCACGTTGTAGGCTATAACGTGACCAAGGCTGAGTAATTTAGGGTTCAGTTTaccgttttatttatttacttatttacagTATACAAACATGTAAAGGGGAACTGAATTTGCAAACGTCGAGACTAATTTGGTCGGCGCCAGGTGTTTACCATAACTGgcatttacagtttaaaataacatacataatatattaatatatccATGTATCCTTCTTAACCGTGTATGTATAAAGAGAAATCGGACCTTTAGTAGGTTTTTGAGGAGATTGGTATATAATGTTAGGCAACAGTGCGTAAATTTAATCAAGATACATTATCATCTCAAGGGTTTACTGAATGAAGAGTAATTTTAACACAATTTCGActggatgtatttatttttgcacacgTTGGCTGTGGGTTGATTGCACTGTGTACCTGATTCACGAGAAAAGTTACTGTTGGCACAGTGGATTCCAGCCAGGTTATAGCCTACTTTGGCCCACTAATAGCTTTTGTATTTCGTaacaaagcaaacattaaaGACTGACCATGATACAATCGATTATAATGCAACCGTGAAAATCACGATATGGTGACCGTATTGTTAACTGGAAGAGGTGACATTGAACTTTGAGAACCTGGCTGTGCAACTACAGTCTACGTATTACAAAGTACATCTACCATaagttaaaatatgtttttgcattttaaataatttaaagtattaatctaatttcattaatttcatataCAAATGTAGTGCTATTCAAAAGTCGCCAAGCGCAGGTCACCAGATTATTGATTCTGGAGGACTCAAACGCGTGCTGTTTGATATATTAAACAAAGtaaagtttattttatgtgtttgatCATCACTCATTTAACGGATCACCTCGGCAATTGCttcagaaaacagacagatttatttgtatactaaatgaaagtaaaatgaataGCCATGAAGCATTTCAGGAACATATCTGCAATTTATGAGCGAACAAACTACTGTATGACATGAAGCGCTTAAtgattgtgctttttaattattaGTCCTACATTGTAGGTTTGCTGTCCATGTTTTTCAATCTGTGAAGCATTAACGTCTACAAAATTTAAGAATTTAACAAAATGTCATAGGAATTACGCGTTTTCAGAACAACAATGTTGAAATTATGTTCACGAAATTTACCAAAACTAAAATGCAAAAGGAACGCATTTgaatcagaaacattttaagGTGAATTTTAAGGTAAGGAGAAGAAAACTGTACCAAATGCACAACAATTAGCTATTCAATATTCGTCTGTGAATTTAGTGCGACAACAAACGTGATAACATTTCAATTAGGACGACCTGGGCTACAGACAGAAGAGGCGGCATTACACATTAGTCTACCGTTTAGGACACCATGAATACGAAATAATGAAAGAGCGTGATATATATTGGCTATTAAGATTGAGAGCGCCCTCTTTTGGTAGAATTTCCACCGGAGCAAAAACAAACGTCAGAAACGGTGACAAGAAATAACGTAAGATTTATTTTTCcgtgttttttttcaggttttaaaTGTATCTAACAATTTACAATAAACTTCTAACTcactggacacacacacccaaacacacacacacaccagggtcccttaaatacacacagactctctcctGTTAACATGGACTAACAGTTCAAAAGTCAGTCAAAACGGGAGGAATGcataagatgaaaaaaaagtttaataaGGTTGCTTTTGAGTTTATACACGTAGATTACCTCAAACCTTAACCATATCCCTATCCAGTTCTGTTGGTAAAATCCCTATTTTATAATGTACTAATTCCATCATTACAATTTCATTTATCGGTTGTGTCACCTCACTGATGTCAGGGTTAGTTTGCTCTGCATCCATGCAAATGCACAGATAACAGCAGCATGTATCCCCAGACTAAGGCACAGTGGATGTTAGTAACAGACAAGCCTGTGGAggttaaataaaacaagataacTCTATTTCAGGGAagaagtgggggaaaaaaactctaTGTCAGCTGGTCCAAAATACACCAGGAGGAGGAAGTTCATCTCTGAGCAACATTATTTCTCCCATCTTATAGAAGAGATATGGCATGTACCTATCAACACATACAGCGAATAGTCACTTCACTTGTAGACTCTGGTATCGGTGAATGGATTAAATACCAAACCACCCTCAGCCCCTCAACAACAGTGGCACCGTGGGCAAGGCTAGTACTTAGAAATCCAGTCATaagaataacaaaacaaaagtagtTGGCATGAAGCACATGATCGAAAATCGATGGTACATGTCAGGTTGCcttgtttgtgtcatttttatatttgctgtCTATCCTATAAAAGTTAGGGGTTTTGGGCCCCTTAGAGTTCATTCCCCAATGTTCTGAACATGCTGTCCCACTCTGTCGGCACAGGGGTTCAACTCAGGGGCATTAACCTCAAATACATCTCCCTTGCTGTGGGCTCTGTCTGGCTGTGTCTGGCTGCTCTCTCATGCCTGTCCCAAAAACATCACTGCAAACATCTACATGCAAAAGCAAgcagaaaatgtataaaactaTTATCTGAAATGGAGAGGTACCCACTTCAGATAATATCCAATTCATCCATAAAGTTACTATGAAAATACTGTGGCATCAATCAATTACAGCCATGCTCATTGCCAATGGTTTGGCGTAAGCTTTTGTGTTCAGACACATGATAAACATCTCCCTTCCCTTTACTTAGCTGATGGAAATGTTTGGTGAAACAGGTCAGTGTGTGTCCGCATAATAAGAGCATGGagtttgctgtgtgctttaGCTGCTGGCCTTCCCCAGTTGTTTTCCCTTTGACCTCACACCTTGATGGATGGGCTTTTCTGACAACCGACACC encodes:
- the foxa2 gene encoding forkhead box protein A2; its protein translation is MMLGAVKMEGHEHSDWSAYYGEPECYTSVGNMTAGLGMNSMNTYMSMSGMTTTANMTAGSMNMSYANTGMSPSMTGMSPGAGAMNGMGAGMASMGAALSPSMSPMTAQPPSMNALTSYNNMNAMSPMYGQSNINRSRDPKTYRRSYTHAKPPYSYISLITMAIQQSPSKMLTLSEIYQWIMDLFPFYRQNQQRWQNSIRHSLSFNDCFLKVPRSPDKPGKGSFWTLHPDSGNMFENGCYLRRQKRFKCDKKLCKESGRKTSEGGSNSSSESCNGNESPHSNSSSNDPKRSMSDMKSGQALSPEHTASPTSQAQHLLSQHHSVLAHDAHLKPEHHYSFNHPFSINNLMSSEQQHHKMDLKTYEQVMHYSGYGSPMTGALSMGSMASKAGLDSSPIPTDTSYYQGVYSRPIMNSS